In Horticoccus luteus, the following proteins share a genomic window:
- a CDS encoding glycosyltransferase family 2 protein: MQPNLSIIVPHKNDPVRLESCLAGLSAQVESGDEIIVVDNGSGDHARAAAEGACWRMGARFFSCDRGGSYAARNVGIEQAKNDVFVFTDADCRPAAEFLPSYRAWFATKRAPAIAAGPVALVPRRGGRFNAWECIDRVYGFPQAEMVQRSGTAMTANLAVSRAAVEQWGAFDARLFSGGDVEFSRRVSSRVPGGMGWVPGATILHPTRATRGEHLRRMMRTHEGLERLARQAGAVGATKGTVWRAAIGRPSARWKQILHLADASLPAKAWALVCLADLRLARMRYKARLRRELDLGRLAREVN, translated from the coding sequence ATGCAGCCAAACCTTTCGATCATCGTTCCTCACAAAAACGACCCGGTGCGACTCGAGTCGTGCCTGGCCGGCCTGTCAGCGCAGGTGGAAAGCGGCGATGAGATCATCGTCGTCGATAATGGCTCGGGCGACCATGCGCGGGCCGCGGCGGAGGGCGCGTGTTGGCGGATGGGTGCGCGATTTTTTTCGTGCGATCGCGGTGGCTCTTATGCGGCGCGGAACGTCGGGATAGAACAGGCGAAGAACGACGTGTTCGTGTTCACGGACGCGGATTGCCGGCCGGCGGCGGAGTTTCTGCCGAGTTATCGGGCGTGGTTCGCGACGAAGCGCGCGCCGGCGATCGCGGCGGGTCCCGTGGCACTTGTGCCGAGGCGCGGCGGGCGGTTCAACGCGTGGGAGTGCATCGATCGCGTTTACGGCTTTCCGCAGGCGGAGATGGTGCAGCGCTCCGGCACCGCGATGACGGCCAATCTGGCGGTCTCGCGTGCGGCGGTCGAGCAATGGGGCGCGTTTGACGCGCGGCTGTTCTCCGGGGGCGACGTGGAGTTTTCGCGGCGGGTATCCAGCCGTGTGCCCGGCGGGATGGGCTGGGTGCCGGGCGCGACGATTTTGCATCCGACGCGTGCCACGCGCGGGGAGCACCTGCGCCGGATGATGCGCACCCACGAGGGGTTGGAGCGACTGGCACGGCAGGCAGGTGCAGTCGGCGCCACGAAAGGCACGGTGTGGCGGGCGGCGATCGGGCGCCCGAGCGCCCGCTGGAAGCAGATTTTGCACCTCGCGGACGCTAGTTTGCCGGCGAAGGCGTGGGCGCTCGTGTGCCTCGCGGATTTGCGTCTGGCGAGGATGCGCTACAAAGCGCGTTTACGGCGCGAACTTGATCTGGGTCGGCTGGCGCGGGAGGTGAACTGA
- a CDS encoding rhamnulokinase, with product MPSALYSAAVDLGATSGRVILGTWSRQRLTLAEVHRFPNTYRELGPHAYWELGALWHEVQTGLRQAVAALPRGAKLASVGVDTWGCDHVLLNDAGRLVFPPHAYRDARTQPGLQRLARTRAALERVYAATGIPNVFYNTSLQLAETVASCPAIEDLATRCLLLSDYFNFLLSGRMENELSNASTTQLLDVHGRDWSRAALNHFRVPAEWFKAPITSGTKLGRVRSLPELAGTQVIAVPGHDTASAYDAMPAAENGGDLFLSSGTWSLVGFENDAPLLGADALAARIANERTGRGGYRPLTNVVGLFLLEQTMKDFSRRPSHDREWAALIAAAEKLPAPAGLLDLADPAFAAPDSMKRAIDAQLKKRKLRAPKDLAGYTRLICDSIGRGHAHAAQAFEHMIGRRFQRILMVGGGSRNRLLCQATANAAGIPVASFSLEGSAVGNLASQLIALGAVKDLKTFRRLLAHHLEQKAYAPRG from the coding sequence ATGCCTTCCGCCCTCTACTCCGCCGCCGTCGATCTCGGCGCCACCAGCGGCCGCGTCATCCTCGGCACCTGGTCCCGCCAACGCCTCACCCTCGCCGAAGTCCACCGCTTCCCCAACACCTACCGCGAGCTCGGGCCTCACGCGTATTGGGAACTCGGCGCACTCTGGCACGAGGTGCAGACCGGCCTCCGCCAAGCCGTCGCCGCGCTGCCCCGCGGCGCGAAGCTCGCCTCCGTCGGCGTCGACACGTGGGGCTGCGACCATGTGCTCCTCAACGACGCCGGCCGCCTCGTCTTTCCGCCGCACGCCTACCGCGACGCCCGCACCCAGCCCGGCCTCCAACGCCTCGCGCGCACCCGCGCCGCCCTCGAACGCGTTTACGCCGCCACCGGCATCCCCAACGTTTTCTACAACACCTCCCTCCAACTCGCCGAGACCGTCGCCAGTTGCCCCGCGATCGAAGACCTCGCCACGCGCTGCCTCCTGCTCTCCGACTACTTCAATTTCCTCCTCAGCGGTCGGATGGAAAACGAACTTTCCAACGCGAGCACCACGCAACTCCTCGACGTCCACGGCCGCGACTGGTCGCGCGCCGCCCTCAACCACTTTCGCGTCCCCGCCGAATGGTTCAAGGCACCCATCACGTCCGGCACCAAGCTCGGCCGCGTGCGCAGCCTGCCCGAACTTGCCGGCACGCAGGTCATCGCCGTCCCCGGCCACGACACCGCCAGCGCCTACGATGCCATGCCCGCCGCGGAAAACGGCGGCGACTTGTTTCTCTCCTCCGGCACGTGGTCGCTCGTCGGTTTCGAAAACGACGCCCCGCTCCTCGGCGCCGACGCCCTCGCCGCGCGCATCGCGAACGAACGCACCGGTCGCGGCGGCTACCGCCCGCTCACCAACGTCGTCGGCCTCTTCCTCCTTGAGCAGACGATGAAGGATTTCTCGCGCCGCCCGTCCCACGACCGCGAATGGGCCGCCCTCATCGCCGCCGCCGAGAAACTCCCCGCCCCCGCCGGCCTGCTCGATCTCGCCGACCCCGCGTTCGCCGCGCCCGACTCGATGAAACGCGCCATCGACGCCCAGTTGAAGAAACGAAAACTCCGCGCGCCCAAAGATCTCGCCGGCTACACCCGCCTGATCTGCGACTCGATCGGTCGCGGCCACGCCCACGCTGCCCAGGCATTCGAGCACATGATTGGCCGCCGGTTTCAACGCATCCTGATGGTCGGAGGCGGCTCCCGCAACCGCCTCCTTTGCCAGGCCACCGCGAACGCCGCCGGCATCCCCGTCGCCTCGTTCAGCCTGGAAGGCAGCGCCGTCGGCAACCTCGCCAGCCAGCTCATCGCGCTCGGCGCCGTGAAAGACCTGAAAACGTTCCGTCGCCTTCTCGCCCACCACTTGGAGCAAAAAGCTTACGCCCCGCGAGGTTAG
- a CDS encoding OPT family oligopeptide transporter: MATSADPKHVEPYIGAATVMREFTARAVITGAILGMIFGASSLYLVLKVGLTVSASIPVAVISLALFRGLSKTGLRDATILEHNITQTAGSAGESLAFGIGVTMPAILILGFDLELTRVMLVAMLGGLLGILMMIPLRRALIVKEHGTLKYPEGTACAAVLKAGANADDKAHASPSAQAEIRAAAAAGLGAAPGAKAIFTGFGVGLIYTTFNIALKGWKDVSEKVFGAPFKAGSVSVEVSPALLGVGYIIGPRIASIMCAGGVLSYLALIPMIKFFGESMTTPLEPGTKLISDMSPGDIRSAYVLYIGAGAVAAGGIISLVQAMPTIWHGLKEGLRNLNGSRGSTLARDETPRTERDLSLKFVGIGVVLLLLAITFAPSLEMNFLGALLIVLFGFLFVTVSSRLTGEIGSSSNPISGMTVATLLFTCLIFLLVGWTGRTEYVTALSVGAIVCIAASNGGTTSQDLKTGFLLGATPKLQQWAIMAGAALSAVCLGPVLLVLNDASTVYVPIHEIAPAGLHTDVGALKKTEGLKGPQARDDANSYLVWQKTDNVGAPEGRYLVNQKGEAVWLVDPGINGTHNRRPDGSLVQKFDAPKATLMSYIIKGILDRKLPWALVLLGVMIAVTMEMSFVPALAFAVGVYLPLSSSSPIFFGGFVRWLVDRRMRKKAAYAAMTPAQFTEETDKSPGVLLASGYIAGGAIAGIIIAIMQGVPWFEGINDGITTWSTAHNPFFDGPNSDLLTLVPFAVLCILLYLVGREKLLAGRLAGPMYAGRADAEGEQIPPGA; encoded by the coding sequence ATGGCTACTTCCGCTGACCCCAAGCACGTGGAGCCGTATATCGGCGCCGCGACCGTAATGAGGGAGTTCACCGCGCGCGCGGTGATTACCGGTGCGATCCTCGGGATGATCTTTGGAGCATCGTCCCTTTACCTGGTGTTGAAGGTCGGTTTGACCGTGAGCGCGTCGATCCCCGTCGCGGTGATTTCGCTGGCGCTGTTTCGCGGCCTGTCGAAGACGGGTCTGCGCGACGCGACGATTCTCGAACACAACATCACGCAGACGGCGGGCTCGGCGGGCGAGTCGCTCGCCTTCGGCATCGGCGTGACGATGCCGGCGATCCTGATCCTCGGCTTCGATCTGGAACTGACGCGCGTGATGCTGGTGGCGATGCTCGGTGGGTTGCTGGGCATCCTGATGATGATTCCGCTGCGGCGGGCGTTGATCGTGAAGGAGCACGGGACATTAAAATATCCCGAAGGCACGGCTTGCGCGGCGGTCTTGAAAGCGGGTGCCAACGCTGACGACAAGGCGCACGCCTCGCCGAGCGCGCAGGCGGAGATTCGCGCGGCGGCGGCGGCGGGGCTGGGCGCGGCGCCGGGGGCGAAGGCGATTTTCACGGGCTTCGGCGTGGGGTTGATTTACACGACGTTCAACATCGCGCTCAAGGGATGGAAGGATGTGTCGGAAAAAGTGTTTGGCGCGCCCTTCAAGGCGGGCTCGGTCAGCGTGGAAGTATCGCCGGCGCTGCTCGGCGTGGGCTACATCATCGGGCCGCGGATCGCGTCGATCATGTGTGCGGGCGGTGTGTTGAGCTACCTCGCGCTGATTCCGATGATCAAATTTTTCGGCGAGTCGATGACGACGCCCCTTGAGCCCGGCACGAAACTTATTTCCGACATGAGCCCGGGCGACATTCGCAGCGCGTATGTGCTCTACATCGGAGCGGGCGCGGTGGCGGCGGGCGGGATCATCAGTCTCGTGCAGGCGATGCCGACGATCTGGCACGGCTTGAAGGAAGGTCTGCGCAATCTCAACGGTTCGCGAGGGAGCACGCTGGCGCGCGACGAAACGCCGCGCACGGAGCGCGACCTTTCGCTGAAGTTTGTCGGCATCGGCGTGGTTTTACTGCTGTTGGCGATCACGTTCGCACCGTCGCTCGAAATGAATTTCCTCGGCGCGCTGCTGATCGTGTTGTTCGGATTCTTGTTTGTGACGGTGTCGTCGCGGTTGACGGGCGAGATCGGCTCTTCGTCGAATCCGATTTCCGGCATGACCGTGGCGACGTTGTTGTTCACGTGCCTCATTTTTCTCCTCGTGGGCTGGACGGGGCGGACGGAATACGTGACGGCGCTTTCGGTGGGCGCGATCGTGTGCATCGCGGCATCGAATGGCGGGACGACTTCGCAGGACTTGAAGACGGGCTTTCTCCTCGGGGCGACGCCGAAGCTGCAGCAGTGGGCGATCATGGCGGGCGCGGCGCTTTCGGCGGTGTGTCTCGGGCCGGTGCTGCTCGTGTTGAACGACGCTTCGACCGTTTACGTGCCGATCCACGAGATCGCGCCGGCGGGGCTGCATACGGACGTGGGAGCGTTGAAGAAGACGGAAGGGCTCAAGGGACCGCAGGCGCGGGACGATGCGAACAGTTATCTCGTGTGGCAGAAAACGGACAATGTCGGCGCGCCCGAGGGACGTTATCTGGTGAATCAAAAGGGCGAGGCGGTGTGGCTCGTCGATCCTGGCATCAACGGGACGCACAATCGCCGGCCTGACGGCTCGCTGGTGCAAAAGTTCGATGCGCCGAAGGCGACGCTGATGTCGTATATCATCAAGGGGATTCTCGATCGGAAGCTGCCGTGGGCGCTCGTGTTGCTGGGCGTGATGATTGCCGTGACGATGGAGATGTCGTTCGTGCCGGCGCTGGCGTTTGCGGTGGGCGTTTACCTGCCGTTGTCGTCGTCGTCGCCGATTTTCTTTGGCGGTTTCGTGCGGTGGCTGGTGGATCGGCGGATGCGGAAGAAGGCCGCTTACGCGGCGATGACGCCGGCGCAGTTCACGGAGGAGACCGACAAGAGTCCCGGCGTGCTACTGGCGTCGGGTTACATTGCGGGCGGGGCGATCGCGGGCATCATCATTGCGATCATGCAAGGCGTGCCGTGGTTCGAAGGGATCAACGACGGGATCACCACCTGGTCGACGGCGCACAATCCGTTTTTCGACGGGCCGAATTCGGATCTGTTGACGTTGGTGCCGTTCGCGGTGCTCTGCATTTTGCTATATTTGGTCGGCCGCGAAAAACTGCTGGCGGGGCGTCTGGCGGGTCCGATGTATGCGGGGCGGGCCGATGCCGAAGGCGAGCAGATCCCGCCCGGCGCGTGA
- a CDS encoding EF-hand domain-containing protein, with protein sequence MKNPIRLLCALPLLALALPAQPADAAPPSPPDSAHGHRPPPPPLLVALDANHDGVISADEIARASTALLTLDKNHDGQLTPDEFRPAHPPHGDRPPRPEMDDSAPPIPPAP encoded by the coding sequence ATGAAGAATCCTATTCGCCTTCTCTGCGCGCTGCCGCTTTTGGCGCTCGCGCTTCCCGCCCAACCGGCCGACGCCGCACCGCCGTCGCCGCCCGACTCCGCCCACGGCCACCGTCCGCCTCCGCCGCCGCTGCTCGTCGCACTCGACGCGAATCACGACGGCGTAATTTCCGCCGACGAAATCGCCCGCGCGTCCACCGCTTTGCTCACGCTCGACAAAAATCACGACGGCCAGCTTACGCCGGACGAATTTCGCCCCGCGCACCCGCCCCACGGCGACCGCCCGCCGCGGCCGGAAATGGACGACAGCGCGCCGCCGATTCCGCCCGCGCCTTGA
- a CDS encoding sensor histidine kinase: MHVRFPLSLKVSLWLVLNLLLVAALAACVLFVTSDASGLDALVRGPAGERAQAAANLLAAELRATDDATAAVAHLPLSDQLDYAVVANESGETRAGHAPELPREVIALLRPPPPLGLPPPPPGSRPPPRHDRDEFHDDAPPRDDAAPPPDLRSDRPGANARNLARGRHLFHVGEPAAWWLIVRMPPVDHNGRPEPVSLVVHSSSLRALLGLLDLTPWFLTAAGVLVVSILFWLPLVRGISRALRQLGAATERIASGDFTTRVPTRRRDELGHLGESVNRMAARLETQAQGQKRFLGDVAHELGSPLGRLQVAVEILEQRTGAAATAPLGDVRDEVQHMSQLVNELMAFTQAGLRPRAASLAPVELAPLLQRVHMREAPAIVCRVEVAPSLRVLADARLLERAVANLLRNAARYAPGSHVFLSAAPDDGHIKLIVEDDGPGVPPEALARLGEPFFRPDEARSADTGGSGLGLAIVRSSIAACGGNVRFFNRTPHGFGAEIQLARAP, encoded by the coding sequence ATGCACGTCCGCTTCCCCCTCTCGCTCAAGGTTTCGCTCTGGCTCGTGCTCAACCTCCTCCTCGTCGCCGCGCTCGCCGCTTGCGTGCTGTTCGTCACGTCCGACGCCTCGGGCCTCGACGCTCTCGTGCGCGGACCCGCCGGTGAACGCGCCCAGGCCGCCGCCAACCTCCTCGCCGCCGAACTTCGCGCGACCGACGACGCCACCGCTGCCGTCGCGCACCTCCCGCTCAGCGACCAACTCGATTATGCGGTTGTCGCCAACGAGAGCGGCGAAACGCGGGCCGGTCACGCCCCCGAACTCCCGCGCGAAGTCATCGCACTACTCCGCCCTCCACCGCCTCTCGGTCTCCCGCCACCACCGCCTGGCTCGCGCCCGCCACCCCGCCACGACCGCGACGAGTTCCACGACGATGCGCCTCCTCGCGACGACGCCGCTCCGCCGCCCGACCTCCGCTCCGATCGTCCCGGCGCCAACGCCCGGAATCTCGCGCGCGGCCGGCATTTGTTTCACGTCGGCGAACCCGCCGCCTGGTGGCTCATCGTGCGCATGCCGCCCGTCGACCACAACGGCCGCCCCGAACCCGTGAGTCTCGTCGTGCATTCCTCTTCGCTCCGCGCGCTCCTCGGCCTCCTCGACCTCACGCCGTGGTTCCTCACCGCTGCCGGCGTCCTGGTGGTTTCCATTTTGTTTTGGCTCCCGCTCGTCCGCGGCATCAGCCGCGCCCTGCGCCAGCTCGGCGCCGCCACCGAACGCATCGCCTCTGGCGATTTCACCACGCGCGTTCCGACCCGCCGCCGCGACGAACTTGGTCACCTCGGCGAGTCCGTTAACCGCATGGCCGCCCGCCTCGAAACTCAGGCACAAGGCCAGAAACGTTTTCTCGGCGACGTCGCCCACGAGCTCGGCTCACCTCTCGGCCGCCTGCAGGTCGCCGTCGAAATTCTTGAGCAACGCACTGGCGCCGCCGCCACCGCCCCCCTCGGCGACGTGCGCGACGAGGTGCAGCACATGAGCCAGCTCGTGAACGAATTGATGGCGTTCACCCAGGCCGGGCTCCGGCCCCGCGCCGCCAGCCTCGCACCGGTGGAACTCGCTCCGCTGCTGCAACGCGTTCACATGCGCGAAGCACCCGCTATCGTCTGCCGCGTCGAGGTGGCGCCGAGCCTGCGCGTGCTCGCGGATGCCCGGCTGCTCGAACGCGCCGTCGCCAACCTCCTCCGCAATGCCGCGCGCTATGCCCCCGGCAGTCACGTCTTTCTCTCCGCCGCGCCGGACGATGGACACATCAAGCTCATCGTTGAGGACGACGGACCTGGCGTGCCGCCCGAAGCGCTCGCCCGCCTCGGCGAACCGTTCTTCCGGCCCGACGAAGCACGCTCGGCAGACACGGGCGGCTCCGGCCTCGGCCTCGCGATCGTGCGTTCCTCCATCGCGGCGTGCGGCGGCAACGTCCGCTTCTTCAACCGCACGCCTCACGGCTTCGGCGCCGAGATCCAGCTCGCGCGTGCGCCTTGA
- a CDS encoding YHYH protein: protein MKLRFSLGVFCAGFAVVRSADAAVSDPLVTSWLTAPTGWYARLYQSDAAKAAGTAVTTWSRGQTNQTAPVYAGVMQVSYSTGWVYLRTSGLGYHVMGPWYLDAGHLQNFPNFPGNTATIYRFPRVPAAAVTHTLTNGGAIGYFVDGVAMFDNRDTFSYTHASSQDATPVNGLHGDGVWNRDAFVNEAVTFDPAYAHQAGSQYHYHANTPALRHELGDHVDFNANTRTYQESSAAVTAHSPIVGWAADGYPVYGPYGYASAMDAGSGVRRMISGYVKRDGTRGTINLASTGRTTLPAWAARAQSRSASLAPTVQGPAVNGTYTLGHYLEDYEYLGDVGGTLGTNFDLDEYNGRECVTPEFPQGTYAYFLSIEDDGTPKFPYILGRWFRGTPAGGPVTALSETVTEYVRGAPAAAIGVMAGAAVGGGVTLSWNSAEGATYKVESSADQAAWTTLAAAVTSGGATTSYGAPVAGYYRVTLVAIATYDTNGPVGTPVGTAGIVAYAPTVAPTITTAPVSATVAAGGEAMLAVEANGSGPLAYQWRKDGVDVAAATEATLTIPFAQTKDSGSYVVAVSNAGGAATSAAAALTVTPTPTAATARLMNLSTRAQTGGATGMPIVGFVLSGPGTRTMLVRAAGPALANSGVSAPLADPSLSLVREGTLLAANEDWSASDAATFTAAGAFLFTAGSKDAALVSALAGGVYSAPVGTGGGMGVALVEVYDAGGNAVGPALTNLSSRTFVGVGEQVAIAGFVIGGSGPMRLLLRAAGPALAAYGVGDALVDPRVTLYAGSAVVATNDDWSDNVDAATVATTATETGAFALASGSKDAAMIVSLPPGVYSMVVAGAGANTGTALAEIYVVP from the coding sequence ATGAAACTTCGTTTTTCGCTTGGTGTTTTTTGTGCCGGGTTCGCGGTCGTGCGGTCGGCGGATGCCGCCGTCAGCGATCCGCTGGTGACGAGTTGGTTGACGGCGCCGACGGGCTGGTATGCGCGTCTGTATCAAAGTGACGCGGCGAAGGCGGCGGGCACGGCGGTGACGACGTGGAGCCGCGGTCAGACGAATCAAACGGCGCCTGTTTACGCGGGTGTGATGCAGGTTTCGTATTCGACGGGCTGGGTCTATCTGCGCACGAGTGGGCTAGGTTACCACGTGATGGGGCCGTGGTATCTCGACGCGGGGCACCTGCAGAATTTTCCGAACTTTCCTGGCAACACGGCGACGATTTATCGGTTTCCGCGGGTGCCGGCGGCGGCGGTCACCCACACGCTCACCAACGGCGGGGCGATCGGTTACTTCGTCGATGGCGTGGCGATGTTCGACAACCGCGACACGTTTTCCTACACGCATGCCTCGAGTCAGGACGCCACGCCCGTGAATGGCCTGCACGGTGACGGCGTGTGGAATCGCGATGCGTTCGTGAACGAAGCGGTGACGTTCGATCCGGCGTATGCGCATCAGGCGGGATCGCAATATCACTACCACGCCAACACGCCGGCGCTGCGGCACGAGTTGGGCGATCATGTGGATTTCAATGCGAACACGCGGACGTATCAGGAAAGCAGTGCGGCCGTGACCGCGCACTCGCCGATCGTGGGTTGGGCGGCGGATGGCTATCCAGTCTATGGGCCGTATGGCTATGCGTCGGCGATGGACGCGGGCAGCGGCGTGCGGCGAATGATCTCAGGCTATGTGAAACGCGACGGCACGCGCGGCACGATCAACCTCGCGAGCACCGGGCGCACGACGTTGCCGGCGTGGGCGGCGCGCGCGCAAAGTCGCAGTGCATCGCTCGCGCCGACGGTGCAGGGACCGGCGGTGAACGGCACTTACACGCTCGGACATTACCTCGAAGACTACGAATATCTGGGCGATGTGGGTGGCACGCTGGGAACGAATTTCGATCTCGACGAATACAACGGCCGGGAGTGCGTGACGCCCGAATTTCCGCAGGGCACCTACGCGTATTTCTTGAGCATCGAGGACGACGGCACGCCGAAGTTTCCTTACATTCTGGGGCGCTGGTTCCGCGGCACACCGGCGGGAGGGCCGGTGACAGCGTTGAGCGAGACGGTGACGGAATACGTGCGCGGCGCGCCGGCCGCGGCGATCGGAGTGATGGCCGGCGCGGCGGTGGGAGGCGGGGTGACGTTGAGTTGGAATTCGGCGGAAGGCGCGACGTATAAAGTCGAATCGTCGGCGGATCAGGCGGCGTGGACGACGCTGGCGGCGGCGGTCACGAGCGGGGGCGCGACGACGAGTTACGGGGCGCCGGTGGCGGGATATTATCGGGTGACGTTGGTGGCGATCGCCACGTATGACACGAACGGCCCGGTCGGCACGCCGGTGGGCACGGCGGGGATCGTGGCGTATGCGCCAACGGTAGCGCCGACGATCACCACGGCGCCGGTAAGCGCGACAGTGGCGGCAGGCGGAGAGGCGATGCTGGCCGTGGAAGCGAACGGGTCAGGGCCGCTCGCCTACCAATGGCGAAAGGACGGCGTGGATGTCGCGGCTGCGACAGAGGCGACGCTGACGATTCCGTTCGCGCAGACGAAAGACAGCGGAAGTTACGTGGTCGCGGTGAGCAACGCCGGTGGGGCGGCGACGAGTGCGGCGGCGGCGTTGACGGTGACGCCGACACCGACCGCAGCGACGGCGCGATTGATGAATCTCTCGACGCGCGCGCAGACGGGCGGCGCGACGGGCATGCCGATTGTGGGTTTCGTGCTGAGTGGGCCGGGAACGCGGACGATGCTCGTGCGCGCGGCGGGTCCGGCGCTGGCCAACTCGGGCGTGAGCGCACCGCTGGCGGATCCGAGTTTGTCGCTGGTCAGGGAGGGAACGCTGCTGGCGGCGAACGAGGATTGGAGCGCGAGCGACGCCGCGACGTTTACGGCGGCGGGCGCCTTCCTGTTTACGGCGGGCAGCAAGGATGCGGCGCTGGTGAGCGCGCTCGCGGGCGGGGTTTACTCGGCACCGGTGGGCACAGGCGGCGGCATGGGCGTGGCACTGGTGGAAGTTTACGATGCGGGCGGCAATGCGGTCGGACCGGCACTCACCAACCTCTCGAGTCGAACATTTGTCGGCGTGGGCGAACAGGTGGCGATCGCGGGTTTTGTGATCGGCGGCAGCGGGCCGATGCGACTGCTGTTGCGCGCGGCCGGTCCCGCGCTGGCGGCGTATGGCGTCGGCGATGCGCTCGTCGATCCGCGCGTGACGCTTTACGCGGGCAGCGCGGTGGTGGCGACGAATGACGACTGGAGCGACAACGTGGATGCGGCGACGGTTGCGACGACGGCGACGGAGACGGGCGCGTTTGCGTTGGCGAGCGGAAGCAAGGATGCGGCGATGATCGTGAGTCTGCCGCCCGGCGTTTATTCGATGGTCGTGGCGGGCGCAGGCGCGAATACCGGCACGGCGCTGGCGGAAATTTACGTGGTGCCGTGA
- a CDS encoding response regulator transcription factor, which produces MTDAAPDPGRTRVLMIDDDRKFCRLVTAYLAPLGFDVSAAHTGPDGVDRATSTTESWHAVILDVMLPGLDGFEVLKRIRARVDVPVLMLTARGDEMDRIVGLEVGADDYVPKTFSTRELLARLRAVLRRSQRTIAAADAPRAEFTVGPLRVNLDARRAVLDAAPLVLTPVEFDLLASLARARGRVKTREALLDECRDRNYDVFDRSIDVHISSLRKKLGDDAKNPRFIRTLRSAGYMMRAPDDPE; this is translated from the coding sequence ATGACCGACGCCGCCCCCGATCCCGGCCGCACCCGCGTGCTCATGATCGACGACGACCGCAAGTTCTGCCGGCTCGTCACCGCCTATCTCGCGCCACTCGGCTTCGATGTCTCCGCCGCGCACACCGGTCCCGACGGCGTCGACCGCGCCACGTCGACCACCGAGTCCTGGCACGCCGTCATCCTCGACGTCATGCTCCCCGGCCTCGACGGCTTTGAAGTCCTGAAACGCATCCGCGCGCGCGTCGACGTTCCCGTGCTGATGCTCACCGCGCGCGGCGATGAGATGGACCGCATCGTCGGACTCGAAGTCGGCGCCGACGACTACGTGCCTAAAACATTTTCCACGCGCGAACTCCTCGCCCGCCTCCGCGCCGTCCTCCGTCGCAGCCAACGCACCATCGCCGCCGCCGACGCACCGCGCGCAGAATTCACCGTCGGCCCTCTGCGCGTCAACCTCGACGCCCGTCGCGCCGTGCTCGACGCCGCGCCCTTGGTGCTCACGCCCGTGGAGTTCGACCTGCTCGCGAGCCTCGCGCGCGCCCGGGGCCGCGTCAAAACCCGCGAAGCCCTCCTCGACGAATGCCGCGACCGCAACTACGACGTTTTCGACCGCTCCATCGACGTGCACATTTCTTCGCTTCGCAAAAAGCTCGGCGACGATGCCAAGAACCCGCGCTTCATCCGCACGCTCCGCTCTGCCGGCTACATGATGCGCGCGCCCGACGACCCCGAGTAA